The Rubricoccus marinus nucleotide sequence GCATGACATCGCTCGGGACCTCAGGGCACGCCCGCGCAGCGCGTTCCGACTCGCCAACCCCGGCGACTCTGGTGCAGGCACCGAGCCCCAGCGCGATCGCCAGTGACACGGCGAGAGTTGTTCTGGACATATCGAACGGCACCCTGACCGCGTGTGTGGTGACTGACGGGTCCCCCGCTCTGTGATCGTGTGGAGGCCCGGATCGTCAACGTACGCGGTAGGCGTTCGGCGTGGCAACGGTGCAGATGGGTCCCGCCAGAGGCCTCTGGCGCCACAACGCCCAAACTCCCCAAACGGGTGTCATCGCGAGGAGCCCGTTCGGTTAGCGCTCAGGACAGGCTCCGCGACGCAGAGATCCCCTCCCTCAGCGCTCGGCTGCACGAGATCGCGTCGCTCGCGCTCGCAATGACACCTGTTTGGATAGAGGGGCTACGCTCCCGCCTCCACACCCAGGTCCGCCAGCGCCTGCAGCGCCGCCGCGCGGCCGGTCGCGAGGCAGCCCGTGATGAGCCAGCCGCCCGTCGGCGCCTCCCAGTCCAGCATCTCGCCAGCGGCGTAAACGCAGTCGTGGTCCTTCAGCCGGAACCCGTCCAGCGCGCTGAACCGGAGGCCGCCAGAGGTCGAGATCGCGTCGTCCATCGGCATGAGGCCGGCGTGGTTGATGGGGAGCGCTTTGATGGTGCTCGCGAGGTCCGAGCCAAACGGGCGGCCGAACTCGTTGAGGAGCGCCGCGCGCGCGCCTTCGATGCGCAGCGCTTTGCGCAGTCGGGTCGCGAGGCTCTGCTTCGGGCTCAGCCCGGCCAGACGCTCCCGGATGGCCTCTGGCGAGAGGTCGGGGAGCAGGTCCACCGCCAGAGGCGCGCCCTCGCGGACGGCGCGGCTGACGCTGTAGATGCCGCCGCCTTCGAGGCCGGTGGCCGCGATCACGGCCTCGCCGCGGCTGCTGAGCTCGCCCGCGTGCCACGCGACGCCCTTGATGGGGGCACCGTGCCATCGCGCCATGTGCGCGGACCACTCCACCCGTAGCCCGACGTTGGCCGCCCCGAACGGCGCGACCCGGTCCGGGAAGCGCGCCGCCCACGCGCCGTCGCTGCCCAGCCGGCGCCAACTCGCGCCGCCCATCGCGAGAATCGTCACGTCGGCGCGGATCTCCTGCGGACCCTCTGGCGTGTCGAAGAGGGATCGCCCGTCGCGCCAGCCGGTCCACCGCCACCGCGTCCGGAGTTGCACGCCGCGAGCGTCCAGCCGCCCCAGCCACGCGCGCAGCAGCGGCGACGCCTTCATCGCGACCGGGAAGACGCGGCCCGTGGAGCCGACGAACACCTCCTGGCCCAGGCCTGTGGCCCACTGCGTGACCTCTGGCAGGCCGAACGCGGAGATCGCGCGCGCGAAGGCGGGCGAGACGGCGCCGTACGTCTGGGTGAAGCGGTCGTCTTCTTTCGTGAGGTTGAGGCCGGACTTGCCCGCCATCAGGAATTTGCGAGCGGGCGTCGGCATCTGGTCTGCGACGACGACCGAGACGCCCGCTTCGGATAGTACCTCGGCGGCCATCAGCCCGGCCGGCCCCGCTCCGATGACGAGCGCCCGGATATCCGTCCGGTGGGGGTCGCTCTGGGGTCGTGTCGTCATGGTCGGGACAAGGGCGGACGGCAGGCTACGCCACCGCGGGTCTCATCCCTCTGAAGTTTGGACCCGAGTTGTAGCCTCTGGCGCCAGAGGCCTCTGGCGGTGGGCGCGCTGGGGTTCTCAGGCCGATTGCGGGCTCCGCAAGAGAGGAGGCCGCGCCATTGGATTACATCGCGCCAGGATGCTTTACTAGCCGCCCGAAAAAAACGCTTGTATCCGTTCTGTAAACCCAAAAACGCTTCCTCGCTTGACTGATGTTGCCACTGTCACTACTGGATGGCTGGAAACCGGGACGTACCACTCGTATGAGTCAGCGGCGGAAGGGTCTTGCCGCCAAGACCAATACCTTTCACGTATCAGAACATGAACGTCAGATTTTGTTTCTATAATTTTAACTGGTATGAAATCTGGGCCGAAGCAATCATTCGTATTCAAAACATCACAATGGTAGGCAAACGACACACCATCAGCCTCAACCACCCCATAAGCACCCCATCCATCTACAGAGTCAAACAAGCTAAATTCACTAGCCTTATGAGGAAAGAAATCAGGATATTCTGCCCTTGCTTTCTCTAAAATCTGATCATGCAAAGCGTAAGAATACTCGATTG carries:
- a CDS encoding TIGR03862 family flavoprotein; this encodes MTTRPQSDPHRTDIRALVIGAGPAGLMAAEVLSEAGVSVVVADQMPTPARKFLMAGKSGLNLTKEDDRFTQTYGAVSPAFARAISAFGLPEVTQWATGLGQEVFVGSTGRVFPVAMKASPLLRAWLGRLDARGVQLRTRWRWTGWRDGRSLFDTPEGPQEIRADVTILAMGGASWRRLGSDGAWAARFPDRVAPFGAANVGLRVEWSAHMARWHGAPIKGVAWHAGELSSRGEAVIAATGLEGGGIYSVSRAVREGAPLAVDLLPDLSPEAIRERLAGLSPKQSLATRLRKALRIEGARAALLNEFGRPFGSDLASTIKALPINHAGLMPMDDAISTSGGLRFSALDGFRLKDHDCVYAAGEMLDWEAPTGGWLITGCLATGRAAALQALADLGVEAGA